A segment of the Leptolyngbya sp. NIES-3755 genome:
ATGTACCGTCTGCGGGAGTCAGCGAGATTCACGATGATTACGTCTAGAACGATTCTTAATAGTCTGTAGCGAATCGATACGTTTGTCGATCGCAGCTTTCATAGACGAATATTTTTGCGATCGACGCATTGAAACTACCGTGGGATGGAATCTTGCGAGACAAACAAGACCACCCCATAGAAGAATGAACAACATCCTTAGCGAGTCAAACTGGCTCCCCCCAGACTTGCCATTGCCATCTGTGCATAGATCGCCTGAGTCGGTGCAATCCACACTTTCCCAGTTCCTCGGAACGTTTGGAGCAATCCTTCGCCACTCGTGACTGCACCCATTAAGGATTTTGAGGCTTTCTCTACCGTGAACTCAATGCCACTTGTTCTCAGCAGCGCGAATGAACCATCGACTTGCAGCGTTTCATTGTTCAAACTCATTTCCACGATTTCACTTAATGGCACAGGAATCCGAAATACAACAATCCCTGTTCCTGAAACTTTCGTTTGATAGCGACCTTCTCCCCCTGCGACTCGCGCACTCAAGCTCTCAACTTTGTGTGCTCCAACCTGAACAGAATTTTCACTACAGCAGAACAAGCCCTGATCGGCATACAAGGTTTGATTGTTCAATTGCATGAACCAGTAATGCCCAAAGGTCGGCTCCAGATAAATTTCACCTGTACCACTATAAAGGGGCTTAAACATT
Coding sequences within it:
- a CDS encoding hypothetical protein (similar to AA sequence:cyanobase_aa:LBDG_15840), which codes for MNEAENKLPFEVIHSVTRGGTTFELLQYKALSGSETIAIAEQLHTLDKAGVRLRQLRIRLEKDGIRTEPGALQFSKGRIEMESSTGMGEGVGGLVKGALAAARTGEAMFKPLYSGTGEIYLEPTFGHYWFMQLNNQTLYADQGLFCCSENSVQVGAHKVESLSARVAGGEGRYQTKVSGTGIVVFRIPVPLSEIVEMSLNNETLQVDGSFALLRTSGIEFTVEKASKSLMGAVTSGEGLLQTFRGTGKVWIAPTQAIYAQMAMASLGGASLTR